A region of Micromonospora sp. WMMD882 DNA encodes the following proteins:
- a CDS encoding ImmA/IrrE family metallo-endopeptidase gives MTGWRAKRRLTRLTSGIRVPATPDSAALCQAVAERLDRPVQLLPLPLPTAAPCGIVLSTPQSHYVAYDNRTSPLHQRHIVAHELGHLLAGHAARPVGATQLARLLMPTLDPDMVTSVLGRVPGFDERAEWEAEVIADLLRKHTGRRPTPTTGRPADPAATTADPSAAAVVDRIRQSLSGPVTDA, from the coding sequence ATGACCGGGTGGCGTGCCAAACGCCGGTTGACGCGCCTCACCAGCGGAATCCGGGTCCCCGCCACCCCGGACAGCGCGGCCCTCTGCCAGGCCGTGGCCGAACGCCTCGACCGGCCGGTCCAGCTCCTCCCGCTGCCGTTGCCCACCGCCGCCCCCTGCGGCATCGTCCTCAGCACCCCACAGAGCCACTACGTCGCGTACGACAACCGGACCAGCCCCCTGCACCAGCGGCACATCGTCGCGCACGAGCTGGGCCACCTGCTGGCCGGGCACGCCGCCCGCCCGGTCGGCGCGACCCAACTCGCCCGGCTGCTGATGCCCACCCTCGACCCGGACATGGTCACCTCCGTGCTCGGCCGGGTGCCCGGCTTCGACGAGCGGGCCGAATGGGAGGCCGAGGTGATCGCCGACCTGCTCCGCAAGCACACCGGACGCCGACCGACGCCCACCACCGGACGACCCGCCGACCCGGCCGCCACCACCGCCGACCCGTCGGCCGCCGCGGTCGTCGACCGGATCCGACAGTCCCTGAGCGGACCGGTCACCGATGCATGA
- a CDS encoding helix-turn-helix domain-containing protein — protein MNSPAEDGTSFADRLNLLFDTIRPAGRENPHSNKDVAAAIRAAGGSISDVYIWQLRTGRRTNPTKEHIESLAQFFGVSAAYFFDDEQARHTIADLKTLGALRKLQVQHVSLRTVLQHKGLSPASQQVIQQMVDRCLELEGLTDREPVEPGPAGDGPS, from the coding sequence TTGAACAGCCCAGCCGAGGACGGGACGTCCTTCGCGGACCGGCTCAACCTGCTCTTCGACACGATACGTCCCGCCGGTCGGGAAAATCCGCACAGCAACAAAGACGTCGCGGCGGCCATTCGCGCGGCGGGCGGATCCATTTCCGATGTGTACATCTGGCAGTTACGCACCGGTCGCCGGACGAATCCCACCAAAGAGCACATCGAATCGCTCGCCCAGTTCTTCGGCGTCAGCGCGGCGTACTTCTTCGACGACGAGCAGGCCCGGCACACCATCGCCGACCTGAAGACGCTGGGCGCCCTGCGCAAGCTCCAAGTGCAGCACGTGTCGCTGCGCACCGTGCTCCAGCACAAGGGCCTCTCCCCGGCCAGCCAGCAGGTCATCCAGCAGATGGTCGACCGCTGCCTCGAACTGGAGGGCCTCACCGACCGCGAACCGGTCGAGCCGGGCCCGGCGGGGGACGGACCGTCATGA
- a CDS encoding MAB_1171c family putative transporter, giving the protein MHELLYPVLAVLAWVAAGARLCSGMRNGPVAPARHAVTSAFALLAVTFTVSTPAVWALADRVTGLDNATALVAHLCVVGFSTSLQVLLLWWTNPAETARRRSRNRLVSLAAVAVLLTVLFVAIGPTRTHHTDFVVAYAHRPPLAAYLLTYLVAFTAGLLDIIRICWPYARLAGPGWVRRGLRMTAVGAVLGLVYAAARFLDVLTALGWHPPRWEAIVPITASAGALLVITGLTLPALAPRLDNVAGTTHRIRLLRQLRPLWAALCAAVPAVRLAHEQRWWRPADRLHRRVIEIYDARLVLRPYLSEAVGDRARRRAEADGLGGDDLAAVVEAAKLRAALAAMRADVRPRRPERPDPPDPALDEVREVEQLARVAHAFTNSPLVGITARDPADA; this is encoded by the coding sequence ATGCATGAGCTCCTCTACCCCGTCCTCGCCGTCCTCGCCTGGGTGGCCGCGGGCGCCCGCCTCTGCTCCGGCATGCGCAACGGCCCGGTCGCCCCGGCCCGCCACGCGGTCACCAGCGCGTTCGCGCTGCTCGCGGTGACCTTCACCGTCTCCACACCGGCCGTCTGGGCGCTCGCCGACCGGGTCACCGGGCTCGACAACGCCACCGCGCTCGTCGCGCACCTCTGCGTGGTCGGCTTCTCCACCAGCCTCCAGGTGCTGCTGCTCTGGTGGACCAACCCCGCCGAGACCGCCCGCCGCCGCAGCCGCAACCGACTGGTCTCGCTGGCCGCGGTGGCGGTGCTGCTCACCGTGCTCTTCGTCGCCATCGGCCCCACCCGGACCCACCACACCGACTTCGTGGTCGCCTACGCCCACCGGCCGCCACTCGCCGCGTACCTGCTGACGTACCTGGTGGCGTTCACCGCCGGGCTGCTCGACATCATCCGGATCTGCTGGCCGTACGCCCGCCTGGCCGGGCCCGGCTGGGTGCGACGCGGCCTGCGGATGACCGCCGTCGGGGCCGTGCTCGGGCTGGTCTACGCGGCGGCCCGGTTCCTCGACGTGCTGACCGCGCTGGGCTGGCACCCGCCCCGCTGGGAGGCGATCGTCCCGATCACGGCCAGCGCCGGCGCGCTCCTGGTCATCACCGGCCTGACCCTGCCGGCCCTCGCCCCCCGACTCGACAACGTCGCCGGCACCACCCACCGGATCCGGCTGCTCCGCCAGCTCCGCCCGCTCTGGGCCGCGCTCTGCGCCGCCGTACCCGCCGTGCGGCTGGCCCACGAGCAGCGCTGGTGGCGGCCGGCGGACCGGCTGCACCGCCGGGTCATCGAGATCTACGACGCCCGGCTGGTGCTGCGCCCGTACCTCAGCGAAGCCGTCGGGGACCGGGCCCGCCGCCGTGCGGAGGCCGACGGCCTCGGCGGCGACGACCTGGCCGCCGTCGTCGAGGCCGCCAAGCTGCGCGCCGCGCTGGCCGCGATGCGCGCCGACGTCCGCCCACGCCGACCGGAACGCCCCGACCCGCCCGATCCGGCCCTCGACGAGGTACGCGAGGTCGAGCAGTTGGCCCGGGTCGCGCACGCCTTCACCAACTCGCCCCTGGTCGGCATCACCGCCCGGGACCCCGCCGACGCCTGA
- the purB gene encoding adenylosuccinate lyase, producing MTTIPNVLAHRYASPELVALWSPEEKVRMERRLWLAVLKAQRDLGVPLPDGGVEAYERVLDQVDLASIAERERVTRHDVKARIEEFSALAGHEHVHKGMTSRDLTENVEQLQIRASLELIRDRMVAALARLAWLAHEHTDLVMTGRSHNVAAQATTLGKRFASAAEELLVAYERVEDLIGRYPLRGIKGPVGTAADQLDLFDGDTGRVAELERRVAGHLGFARVLDSVGQVYPRSLDFDVVAALVQVAAAPSSLATTIRLMVGQELVTEGFKPGQVGSSAMPHKMNTRSSERVNGFAVILRGYLSMVGELAGDQWNEGDVSCSVVRRVALPDAFFAADGLFQTFLTVLDEFGAYPAVVNRELERFLPFLATTKILVAAVRRGVGREVAHEAIKEHAVAVALGMRERGAAENDLFDRLAGDPRLGLTRAEIADLVADPRAFTGTAAAQVEAVTAQITKIVTQRPEAAAYSPPPIL from the coding sequence GTGACGACGATTCCGAACGTGCTCGCCCACCGGTACGCCTCCCCCGAGCTGGTCGCCCTCTGGTCGCCGGAGGAGAAGGTACGGATGGAACGGCGGCTCTGGCTCGCCGTCCTGAAAGCCCAGCGGGATCTCGGCGTGCCGCTGCCCGACGGGGGCGTCGAGGCGTACGAGCGGGTCCTCGACCAGGTCGACCTGGCCTCCATCGCCGAGCGGGAGCGGGTCACCCGGCACGACGTGAAGGCGCGGATCGAGGAGTTCAGCGCCCTCGCCGGGCACGAGCACGTGCACAAGGGGATGACCTCCCGGGATCTCACCGAGAACGTCGAGCAGCTCCAGATCCGGGCCTCGCTGGAGCTGATCCGGGACCGGATGGTGGCCGCGCTGGCCCGGCTGGCCTGGCTCGCCCACGAGCACACCGACCTGGTGATGACCGGCCGGTCGCACAACGTGGCGGCGCAGGCGACCACGCTGGGCAAGCGCTTCGCGTCGGCCGCCGAGGAGCTGCTGGTCGCGTACGAGCGGGTGGAGGACCTGATCGGCCGGTACCCGCTGCGGGGCATCAAGGGCCCGGTGGGCACCGCCGCCGACCAGCTCGACCTGTTCGACGGCGACACCGGCCGGGTGGCCGAGCTGGAGCGGCGGGTCGCCGGGCACCTGGGCTTCGCCCGGGTGCTGGACAGCGTCGGGCAGGTCTACCCGCGCTCGCTCGACTTCGACGTGGTGGCCGCGCTGGTGCAGGTGGCCGCCGCGCCGTCGTCGCTGGCCACCACGATCCGGCTGATGGTCGGTCAGGAGCTGGTCACCGAGGGCTTCAAGCCCGGCCAGGTCGGCTCCAGCGCGATGCCGCACAAGATGAACACCCGCTCCAGCGAGCGGGTCAACGGGTTCGCGGTGATCCTTCGGGGCTACCTGTCGATGGTCGGCGAGCTGGCCGGCGACCAGTGGAACGAGGGGGACGTGTCCTGCTCGGTGGTGCGCCGGGTGGCCCTGCCGGACGCCTTCTTCGCCGCCGACGGGCTGTTCCAGACGTTCCTCACCGTGCTCGACGAGTTCGGGGCGTACCCGGCGGTGGTCAACCGGGAGCTGGAGCGGTTCCTGCCGTTCCTGGCCACCACGAAGATCCTGGTCGCGGCGGTCCGGCGCGGCGTGGGCCGGGAGGTCGCGCACGAGGCGATCAAGGAGCACGCGGTCGCGGTGGCGCTCGGCATGCGGGAGCGGGGCGCGGCGGAGAACGACCTGTTCGACAGGCTCGCCGGCGACCCGAGGCTGGGCCTGACCCGGGCCGAGATCGCCGACCTGGTCGCCGACCCCCGCGCCTTCACCGGCACCGCCGCCGCCCAGGTCGAGGCGGTCACCGCCCAGATCACCAAGATCGTCACCCAGCGCCCCGAAGCCGCCGCCTACTCCCCGCCCCCCATCCTCTGA